The Brachybacterium huguangmaarense genome contains a region encoding:
- a CDS encoding GNAT family N-acetyltransferase: protein MSLRIRPVDPASDADLVQLGALLEAGQRHDYGASVRRTPAQRRVGLESTPYWDVSCWAAFAETMEGGEVLVGVADTMIPLAEDLDQIHLSVEVHPAHRGQGVGTALVEEALIPAIRAAGRPLATAYGSIPADGDVDDPALPANRLAARVGLERRNVAVCRVLDLPVPPALLAHLEAEAVSRMDGYTILTWEDEVPAEHVERYGALLRQLEIDEPDEDVEHEAPEYTPERIRIMEERRRRAGTHVLAAVAVAPDGSFAGNSEIGYASLPGTDLGYQENTLVMPEHRGHRLGLALKVANHLRLAERAPALRALVTWNSHVNPWMIAINEQLGYRVAFREIAYQGRSRT, encoded by the coding sequence ATGAGCCTCCGCATCCGCCCCGTCGACCCCGCCTCCGACGCCGACCTCGTCCAGCTCGGCGCCCTCCTCGAGGCCGGCCAGCGGCACGACTACGGCGCCTCCGTGCGACGCACCCCGGCGCAGCGCCGCGTCGGCCTCGAGTCGACCCCGTACTGGGACGTGAGCTGCTGGGCGGCGTTCGCCGAGACGATGGAGGGCGGCGAGGTGCTCGTCGGTGTCGCGGACACGATGATCCCCCTCGCCGAGGACCTCGACCAGATCCATCTCTCCGTCGAGGTGCATCCCGCCCACCGCGGCCAGGGCGTCGGCACCGCCCTCGTCGAGGAGGCGCTGATCCCCGCGATCCGCGCCGCGGGCCGGCCGCTCGCGACGGCCTACGGATCGATCCCCGCCGACGGCGACGTGGACGACCCGGCCCTGCCTGCCAACCGGCTCGCCGCACGCGTGGGTCTCGAACGGCGCAACGTCGCCGTGTGCCGCGTGCTGGACCTGCCCGTGCCGCCCGCGCTGCTCGCGCATCTGGAGGCCGAGGCCGTCTCGCGCATGGACGGCTACACGATCCTGACCTGGGAGGATGAGGTCCCCGCCGAGCACGTCGAACGCTACGGCGCCCTGCTGCGCCAGCTCGAGATCGACGAGCCCGATGAGGACGTCGAGCACGAGGCACCCGAGTACACGCCCGAGCGCATCCGCATCATGGAGGAGCGTCGCCGCCGCGCGGGGACCCACGTGCTCGCGGCCGTCGCCGTCGCCCCCGACGGGAGCTTCGCGGGCAACTCCGAGATCGGCTACGCGTCCTTGCCCGGGACGGACCTGGGCTACCAGGAGAACACCCTCGTGATGCCCGAGCATCGCGGCCATCGCCTGGGGCTCGCGCTCAAGGTCGCCAATCATCTCCGCCTCGCCGAGCGGGCTCCCGCTCTTCGGGCGCTCGTCACGTGGAACTCCCATGTGAACCCGTGGATGATCGCCATCAACGAGCAGCTCGGCTATCGCGTCGCCTTCCGCGAGATCGCCTACCAGGGGCGTTCTCGGACCTGA
- a CDS encoding SRPBCC family protein, which produces MTPEQAPALGSRDDETRVVSASRRIDAPAGVIFELIADPARQPEWDGNDNLAEAASGQRVRGVGDVFRMALTGDGAIRENHVVEFEEGERIAWLPAPEGEQPPGHLWRWELEGSDDGTLVIHTYDWTDLHDEARQVRARATTSEKLAASIDRLAALAEREAAQP; this is translated from the coding sequence ATGACCCCAGAGCAGGCCCCCGCCCTCGGCAGCCGCGACGACGAGACCCGCGTCGTGAGCGCCTCCCGCCGCATCGACGCCCCCGCCGGCGTGATCTTCGAGCTGATCGCCGACCCCGCCCGCCAGCCCGAGTGGGACGGCAACGACAACCTCGCCGAGGCCGCCTCGGGCCAGCGGGTCCGCGGCGTGGGCGACGTGTTCCGGATGGCCCTCACGGGCGACGGCGCCATCCGCGAGAACCACGTCGTCGAGTTCGAGGAGGGAGAGCGCATCGCGTGGCTGCCCGCCCCCGAGGGCGAGCAGCCGCCCGGGCACCTGTGGCGCTGGGAGCTCGAGGGCTCCGACGACGGCACCCTCGTGATCCACACCTACGACTGGACGGACCTGCACGACGAGGCGCGCCAGGTGCGTGCCCGCGCGACCACGTCCGAGAAGCTCGCGGCGTCGATCGACCGTCTCGCCGCCCTCGCCGAGCGGGAGGCCGCGCAGCCGTGA
- a CDS encoding CPBP family glutamic-type intramembrane protease, protein MLTLLLYCVPTILYVVWRTRQGDDRREAIADAGAVPGTGRDSLWGLALIVPIALVGWVAGMLLPATTTRAPLSDILAPTTIALTLVGAAGTEILFRGLLGGVLMRRLGMLPGNTVQAAISMLLSLTVLLTDARLWPLVIAEFVVAWLLGALRARLGTCFPGILAAGLGQLAAAALLAG, encoded by the coding sequence ATGCTGACCCTGCTCCTGTACTGCGTCCCCACGATCCTCTACGTCGTGTGGCGCACGCGGCAGGGCGACGACCGCCGGGAGGCGATCGCCGATGCCGGCGCGGTGCCGGGCACGGGGCGCGACTCCCTGTGGGGCCTCGCGCTGATCGTCCCGATCGCCCTCGTCGGCTGGGTCGCCGGGATGCTCCTTCCTGCCACGACGACGCGGGCCCCTCTCTCCGACATCCTCGCGCCGACCACGATCGCGCTCACGCTCGTCGGCGCCGCGGGCACCGAGATCCTGTTCCGGGGACTGCTCGGGGGCGTGCTCATGCGCCGGCTCGGCATGCTCCCCGGGAACACGGTGCAGGCGGCGATCTCGATGCTGCTCTCGCTCACCGTGCTCCTGACCGACGCGCGCCTGTGGCCGCTCGTGATCGCCGAGTTCGTCGTGGCATGGCTGCTCGGAGCCCTCCGGGCACGTCTCGGCACGTGCTTCCCCGGCATCCTCGCCGCGGGCCTCGGGCAGCTCGCCGCCGCCGCGCTGCTCGCGGGGTAG
- a CDS encoding NUDIX hydrolase yields MPHTFALIPASYVYLLRGDEVLLQRRAATGYMDGHWVAGAAGHVEPGETARAAAVRETAEELGVRIRPQDLELLTVMQRTDGAGEPVEQRVDWFWAVRRWEGEPRLCEPAKASGLDWFVRDTLPAPMPAYERRVVRGIDEAGLPAATSFGFGADD; encoded by the coding sequence ATGCCCCACACCTTCGCGCTCATCCCCGCCTCCTACGTGTATCTGCTGCGCGGCGACGAGGTGCTGCTCCAGCGTCGCGCGGCCACCGGCTACATGGACGGCCACTGGGTCGCGGGCGCCGCGGGACACGTCGAGCCGGGGGAGACCGCACGTGCCGCGGCCGTGCGCGAGACCGCCGAGGAGCTCGGCGTCCGGATCCGCCCGCAGGATCTCGAGCTGCTCACCGTCATGCAGCGCACCGACGGGGCGGGCGAGCCGGTCGAGCAGCGGGTCGACTGGTTCTGGGCCGTGCGCCGCTGGGAGGGCGAGCCCCGCCTGTGCGAGCCGGCCAAGGCCTCGGGCCTCGACTGGTTCGTGCGCGACACCCTGCCCGCGCCGATGCCCGCCTACGAGCGCCGCGTGGTGCGCGGCATCGACGAGGCCGGACTGCCCGCCGCGACGAGCTTCGGCTTCGGCGCCGACGACTGA
- a CDS encoding class I SAM-dependent methyltransferase, whose protein sequence is MRSFEELVAEAVSADVTGWDFSYLDGRATEERPPWRYVRLLAERLATVGSALDLDTGGGEVLDESPAFPSRMVVTEAYAPNAARARARLGPRGVEVVAGTEDLPDASFDLVTSRHPVDPAWVEIHRVLRPGGRYLGQHVGPASAFELIEHFLGPQPEARRGRDPRGEVADAEAAGLTVTDLRTARLRMEFFDVGAVVWILRACVWWVPDFSVERYEPQLRSLDARMRRGEPVVAHSTRHLLQARR, encoded by the coding sequence ATGCGCTCCTTCGAAGAACTCGTCGCCGAGGCCGTCTCCGCGGACGTCACGGGGTGGGACTTCTCCTACCTCGACGGACGTGCCACCGAGGAGCGGCCGCCCTGGCGCTACGTGCGTCTGCTCGCCGAGCGTCTCGCCACGGTCGGCTCGGCCCTCGACCTCGACACCGGCGGGGGAGAGGTGCTCGACGAGTCGCCCGCCTTCCCGTCCCGCATGGTCGTGACCGAGGCGTATGCGCCCAACGCCGCGCGGGCCCGCGCGCGGCTGGGCCCGCGCGGGGTCGAGGTCGTGGCCGGCACCGAGGACCTGCCCGACGCCTCCTTCGACCTCGTCACCTCGCGCCATCCCGTCGACCCGGCCTGGGTCGAGATCCACCGCGTGCTGCGCCCCGGCGGCCGGTACCTGGGCCAGCACGTCGGCCCCGCCTCGGCGTTCGAGCTGATCGAGCACTTCCTGGGCCCGCAGCCGGAGGCGCGCCGAGGCCGCGATCCGCGAGGCGAGGTCGCCGATGCCGAGGCCGCCGGGCTGACGGTCACGGACCTCCGCACGGCGCGGCTGCGGATGGAGTTTTTCGACGTGGGCGCCGTCGTCTGGATTCTGCGCGCGTGCGTGTGGTGGGTGCCGGACTTCTCGGTCGAACGGTACGAGCCCCAGCTGCGGTCGCTCGATGCCCGGATGCGTCGGGGCGAGCCCGTCGTGGCCCATTCGACCCGGCATCTGCTGCAGGCCCGACGGTAG
- a CDS encoding CPBP family intramembrane glutamic endopeptidase, whose translation MTAPAARGQGRNGRLTGLQLLLALIVFVVAELVWTLLAIVLTLVANPAALGLDGTPRAQSALPLAGGAYLVGAVLAGALAVGGHLLIVGPLARRPGLAVRGRRVLGELALGLVIGAALISLSTGLIALLGGYRVTGLDPQAELLGPLAIGVGAAFIEEVFFRGAVLRLLDGWLGSGPAVAISSILFGAVHLANPGAGLWGAIAIAVEASILLAGAYLLTRRLWLAIGIHLAWNTVQAGLFSWDVSGTGAQHGLLQAETAGPDWLTGGDMGVEGSVVTVAVGLAAGIVMLVLAHRRGHLLPRESRAARD comes from the coding sequence GTGACCGCCCCCGCCGCCCGCGGACAGGGACGCAACGGCCGGCTGACCGGCCTCCAGCTGCTGCTGGCCCTGATCGTGTTCGTCGTCGCCGAGCTCGTGTGGACCCTGCTCGCGATCGTGCTCACCCTCGTGGCCAACCCCGCCGCCCTCGGCCTCGACGGCACCCCCCGCGCGCAGAGCGCCCTGCCCCTGGCCGGCGGCGCGTACCTCGTCGGGGCCGTGCTCGCGGGCGCGCTCGCCGTCGGCGGGCACCTGCTGATCGTGGGGCCGCTCGCACGTCGCCCGGGGCTGGCCGTGCGCGGCCGGCGCGTGCTCGGCGAGCTCGCCCTCGGCCTCGTGATCGGCGCGGCCCTCATCTCCCTGTCCACGGGTCTGATCGCGCTGCTCGGCGGCTACCGGGTGACGGGCCTCGACCCGCAGGCCGAGCTGCTGGGCCCGCTCGCGATCGGCGTCGGCGCCGCGTTCATCGAGGAGGTCTTCTTCCGCGGCGCGGTGCTGCGCCTGCTCGACGGCTGGCTGGGCAGCGGACCGGCCGTCGCGATCAGCTCGATCCTGTTCGGCGCCGTGCACCTGGCCAACCCCGGGGCCGGGCTGTGGGGCGCGATCGCGATCGCCGTCGAGGCGTCGATCCTGCTCGCCGGCGCCTACCTGCTCACGCGGCGGCTGTGGCTCGCGATCGGCATCCACCTGGCGTGGAACACCGTCCAGGCCGGGCTGTTCTCGTGGGACGTCTCGGGGACCGGCGCCCAGCACGGGCTGCTGCAGGCCGAGACGGCGGGCCCGGACTGGCTCACGGGCGGGGACATGGGCGTCGAGGGCTCGGTCGTGACCGTGGCCGTCGGCCTCGCCGCCGGGATCGTGATGCTCGTCCTCGCGCACCGCCGCGGCCACCTGCTGCCGCGCGAGTCCCGCGCCGCGCGGGACTGA
- a CDS encoding HAD family hydrolase produces the protein MPRPRLVASDLDGTLLDTSGVITERTARTWHRLWDEGIATVLVTARPPRWVDHLAQITGDHGVVICANGAFVYDAAHQRIRENHGLAPELLHELLADLRTIDGIAFSAELAGGFHREAAYPGGTPDGMPEIGHESVGPLEAIEEPVGKLLAVSEALEPRRFLAAVTEIIGDRALLSTSCEGGLAEIGPAGVTKARALASWSEGLGIAGADVWAFGDMPNDIPMLTWAGTGWAVAGAHPDVLAVADRTCGPNSADGVAAALEDMLAGREGER, from the coding sequence ATGCCGCGTCCCCGTCTCGTCGCCTCCGACCTGGACGGCACCCTGCTCGACACCTCCGGGGTGATCACCGAGCGCACCGCGCGCACGTGGCACCGGCTGTGGGACGAGGGCATCGCGACCGTCCTGGTGACGGCCCGGCCGCCCCGCTGGGTGGACCACCTGGCCCAGATCACGGGCGATCACGGCGTCGTGATCTGCGCGAACGGCGCCTTCGTGTACGACGCCGCCCATCAGCGGATCCGCGAGAACCACGGGCTGGCCCCCGAGCTCCTGCACGAGCTCCTGGCCGACCTGCGCACGATCGACGGGATCGCCTTCTCCGCCGAGCTCGCGGGAGGCTTCCACCGCGAGGCCGCCTATCCCGGAGGGACCCCCGACGGCATGCCGGAGATCGGCCACGAGAGCGTCGGTCCCCTCGAGGCGATCGAGGAGCCGGTCGGCAAGCTGCTCGCGGTCTCCGAGGCCCTCGAGCCCCGGCGCTTCCTCGCCGCGGTCACCGAGATCATCGGCGACCGTGCGCTGCTGTCGACGTCGTGCGAGGGAGGGCTCGCCGAGATCGGCCCCGCGGGCGTCACCAAGGCGCGCGCGCTGGCCTCCTGGAGCGAGGGGCTCGGCATCGCCGGCGCGGACGTGTGGGCCTTCGGCGACATGCCCAACGACATCCCCATGCTCACGTGGGCCGGGACCGGCTGGGCCGTCGCGGGGGCACACCCCGACGTGCTCGCCGTCGCCGACCGGACCTGCGGCCCCAACTCGGCCGACGGCGTCGCCGCGGCCCTCGAGGACATGCTGGCCGGTCGCGAGGGCGAGCGGTGA
- a CDS encoding DEAD/DEAH box helicase encodes MAADPLPYVADEAITAHVGSGAADRGKRYARAHAVHGLTWETEGGSRRSGSLSGTVDGSAASPYRTLVTLREGRTLGTGVTAWTPIHSRCSCPVGGECKHVAAVLHESTSSAMRDHLARARPRAAPAAPEPTWRELLGALAPAGAPEAPELALGVELLTGFGGFRFSRFGSRAATARDVAAGAELAVALRPLQRGRSGSWIKGGLSWRSFRSPHLLDLPRAQADVLARIVRLSLAERSFGYEVGDVLRLDEFRGPEVWPLLARAREVGVVLTGTGAVSEVLWSPEGRARLDVRRDGGDLVVAPVVEVAGAPLERPLRAGPGGVALARTTGATGVRVTLVPVAPAMPEALLSLLERAEPVRVPAADADEFLADVSPQLRRHVPVSSRDPSLEIPDAVPPRLRLDVAHGEQDSADLTWSWTYRAPRRTLDLTRPRGATDRDAAHEDAVLEAVRRLWPDAARAGREHLEGVDLAHFVEHLLPALASLPDVDVHETGVRADYTELDGTPHLRITQVEPPHGQAHDWFDLGFEITLGDVLVPFTAIFAALSGGKKAVLMPDKTYFRLDHPTFDRLRELLAEAEQLDEWEPESPRLGRYQVQLWEDFEDLADESVEALAWRRSVGALRDLASIPVPEPPPGLAAALRPYQREGYAWLAFLAEHGLGGILADDMGLGKTLQTLALVARERSRAPDAPPFLVIAPSSVLAVWRSEAERFTPGLDVRVLGETTRKRGTSVAAATAGTDLVVTSYAILRLDDAQLTAADWSGLVLDEAQFVKNRASRAHQVARSVRAPFRLAITGTPLENSLTDLWALLSLTAPGLFASPRAFREEYVKPIESPDPSESGAARAAQRMSRLRRRIRPFVLRRTKDVVAPELPEKQEQVLRVPLAGPHRRLYDRVLQRERQKLLGLAGDIDRHRFIVFRSLTLLRMLALDPAIVDAEHAGVASSKLEALLENLDEVIAEHHRVLVFSQFTSHLARVAERLDERGIAHAYLDGSTADRARVVESFRTGDAPVFLISLKAGGFGLTLTEADYVFLLDPWWNPAAEAQAVDRAHRLGQDRSVMVYRMVAEDTIEEKVLALQERKRTLFTSLTDDDRAFAAALTADDLRDLLDA; translated from the coding sequence ATGGCCGCCGACCCCCTCCCCTACGTCGCCGACGAGGCGATCACGGCGCACGTCGGGAGCGGCGCCGCCGATCGCGGCAAGCGGTACGCGCGCGCCCACGCGGTGCACGGCCTGACCTGGGAGACCGAGGGCGGCTCCCGCCGTTCCGGCAGCCTGAGCGGCACGGTCGACGGGAGCGCGGCGAGCCCGTACCGCACCCTCGTCACGCTGAGAGAGGGGCGCACGCTGGGCACGGGCGTGACGGCGTGGACGCCGATCCACTCGCGCTGCTCGTGCCCCGTGGGCGGGGAGTGCAAGCACGTGGCCGCGGTCCTCCACGAGTCCACCTCGTCCGCGATGCGCGACCACCTCGCGCGGGCCCGCCCGCGAGCAGCTCCCGCCGCCCCCGAGCCCACGTGGCGCGAGCTGCTCGGCGCCCTGGCCCCGGCCGGCGCGCCCGAGGCCCCCGAGCTCGCGCTCGGCGTCGAGCTGTTGACCGGCTTCGGCGGATTCCGCTTCTCGCGCTTCGGCTCGCGCGCCGCGACCGCCCGCGACGTGGCGGCGGGCGCCGAGCTCGCCGTGGCCCTCCGGCCGCTCCAGCGGGGCCGCTCGGGGTCCTGGATCAAGGGCGGCCTGAGCTGGCGCTCGTTCCGCTCCCCGCACCTGCTCGACCTCCCCCGTGCGCAGGCCGACGTGCTCGCGCGGATCGTGCGGCTCTCGCTCGCCGAGCGCTCCTTCGGCTACGAGGTCGGCGACGTGCTGCGGCTCGACGAGTTCCGCGGCCCCGAGGTGTGGCCGCTGCTCGCCCGCGCCCGCGAGGTGGGCGTCGTGCTCACCGGCACGGGGGCCGTGTCCGAGGTGCTCTGGTCCCCCGAGGGCAGGGCCCGGCTCGACGTGCGGCGGGACGGCGGCGACCTCGTCGTCGCGCCCGTGGTGGAGGTCGCCGGCGCCCCGCTCGAACGTCCCCTGCGGGCCGGCCCGGGCGGGGTCGCCCTCGCGCGCACGACCGGGGCGACGGGCGTGCGGGTGACCCTCGTGCCCGTCGCTCCCGCCATGCCCGAGGCCCTGCTGTCGCTGCTCGAGCGTGCCGAGCCGGTGCGCGTGCCCGCCGCCGACGCCGACGAGTTCCTCGCCGACGTCTCCCCCCAGCTGCGCCGCCACGTCCCCGTGAGCAGCCGCGACCCGTCCCTCGAGATCCCCGATGCCGTCCCGCCCCGGCTCCGGCTCGACGTGGCCCACGGTGAGCAGGACTCCGCGGACCTCACCTGGTCGTGGACCTACCGCGCACCGCGCCGCACGCTCGACCTGACCCGTCCACGCGGCGCGACCGACCGGGACGCCGCGCACGAGGACGCCGTGCTCGAGGCGGTGCGCCGGCTGTGGCCCGACGCCGCCCGCGCCGGGCGCGAGCACCTCGAAGGAGTGGACCTCGCGCACTTCGTCGAGCACCTGCTGCCGGCCCTGGCCTCCCTGCCTGACGTCGACGTGCACGAGACGGGCGTGCGCGCCGACTACACCGAGCTCGACGGGACCCCGCACCTGCGCATCACCCAGGTCGAGCCGCCCCACGGACAGGCCCACGACTGGTTCGACCTCGGCTTCGAGATCACCCTCGGGGACGTGCTCGTGCCCTTCACCGCGATCTTCGCCGCCCTGTCCGGGGGCAAGAAGGCCGTGCTGATGCCGGACAAGACCTACTTCCGGCTCGACCACCCGACGTTCGACCGGCTGCGCGAGCTGCTCGCCGAGGCCGAGCAGCTCGACGAGTGGGAGCCCGAGTCCCCGCGCCTCGGCCGCTACCAGGTGCAGCTGTGGGAGGACTTCGAGGACCTCGCCGACGAGAGCGTCGAGGCCCTCGCGTGGCGCCGCAGCGTCGGCGCCCTGCGCGACCTCGCGTCGATCCCCGTGCCCGAACCGCCCCCGGGCCTCGCCGCCGCGCTGCGCCCCTACCAGCGCGAGGGCTATGCCTGGCTCGCGTTCCTCGCCGAGCACGGGCTCGGCGGGATCCTCGCCGACGACATGGGCCTCGGCAAGACGCTGCAGACCCTCGCGCTCGTGGCGCGCGAGCGCTCGCGAGCGCCCGACGCGCCTCCGTTCCTCGTGATCGCCCCCTCCTCGGTGCTCGCCGTGTGGCGCTCCGAGGCCGAGCGCTTCACGCCCGGCCTGGACGTGCGCGTGCTCGGCGAGACGACGAGGAAGCGCGGGACGTCGGTCGCCGCGGCGACCGCGGGCACCGACCTCGTGGTCACGAGCTACGCGATCCTGCGCCTGGACGACGCCCAGCTCACCGCGGCCGACTGGTCGGGGCTCGTCCTCGACGAGGCGCAGTTCGTCAAGAACCGCGCCTCGCGCGCGCATCAGGTCGCGCGGTCCGTGCGCGCCCCCTTCCGGCTCGCGATCACGGGCACCCCGCTCGAGAACTCGCTCACCGACCTGTGGGCGCTGCTGTCGCTCACCGCGCCGGGCCTGTTCGCCTCCCCGCGGGCCTTCCGCGAGGAGTACGTCAAGCCGATCGAAAGTCCCGACCCGTCCGAGAGCGGCGCCGCGCGTGCCGCCCAGCGCATGAGCCGGCTGCGGCGCCGGATCCGCCCCTTCGTGCTGCGGCGCACGAAGGACGTCGTGGCCCCGGAGCTGCCCGAGAAGCAGGAGCAGGTGCTGCGGGTCCCACTCGCGGGCCCGCATCGTCGGCTCTACGACCGGGTGCTGCAGCGGGAGCGCCAGAAGCTGCTGGGCCTCGCGGGCGACATCGACCGTCACCGCTTCATCGTGTTCCGCTCGCTGACCCTGCTGCGCATGCTCGCCCTCGACCCGGCGATCGTCGACGCCGAGCACGCAGGCGTCGCGTCCTCGAAGCTCGAGGCCCTGCTCGAGAACCTCGACGAGGTGATCGCCGAGCACCACCGCGTGCTCGTCTTCAGCCAGTTCACCTCGCATCTGGCGCGCGTGGCCGAGCGCCTCGACGAGCGCGGCATCGCGCACGCCTATCTCGACGGGTCCACCGCGGACCGGGCCCGCGTGGTCGAGTCTTTCCGCACGGGCGATGCGCCCGTGTTCCTCATCAGCCTCAAGGCGGGCGGCTTCGGGCTCACCCTCACCGAGGCCGACTACGTGTTCCTGCTGGACCCGTGGTGGAACCCGGCGGCCGAGGCGCAGGCCGTCGACCGCGCCCACCGGCTCGGCCAGGACCGCAGCGTGATGGTGTACCGGATGGTCGCGGAGGACACGATCGAGGAGAAGGTGCTCGCCCTCCAGGAGCGCAAGCGCACCCTGTTCACGTCACTCACCGACGACGACCGTGCCTTCGCCGCGGCGCTGACCGCCGATGACCTGCGGGATCTGCTCGACGCGTGA
- a CDS encoding YdcF family protein: MTSRRPRARRPGRPARAGLGLALGLLGAALAAEAVSEWASRRELGALAENRPGRAEAVVVLGYGNRGHRANAINRWRVRVGLRSRNPAASVSTLVLCGGAVHGDVSEAELLARHARDELGAPGPFVLDDTSRTTWENIAHAVPVLEGADRIVIASDPLHALRARRYLRRQRPDLARRLARADDQRLGEMAWLKPLVVVVGLEALRRDARDRRARRRARASMGR, from the coding sequence ATGACGAGCCGCCGACCCCGCGCGCGCCGCCCCGGACGCCCGGCGCGCGCCGGCCTCGGCCTCGCCCTGGGGCTGCTCGGGGCCGCCCTGGCCGCGGAGGCCGTCTCGGAGTGGGCGAGCCGACGCGAGCTCGGCGCGCTCGCCGAGAACCGGCCGGGCCGTGCCGAGGCCGTCGTGGTGCTCGGCTACGGCAACCGCGGGCACCGCGCCAACGCGATCAACCGCTGGCGCGTGCGCGTGGGCCTGCGCTCGCGAAACCCGGCAGCCTCCGTCTCGACGCTCGTGCTGTGCGGCGGCGCGGTGCACGGCGACGTCTCCGAGGCGGAGCTGCTCGCCCGCCATGCGCGCGACGAGCTCGGCGCCCCGGGCCCGTTCGTGCTCGACGACACGAGCCGCACCACGTGGGAGAACATCGCCCATGCCGTGCCCGTGCTCGAGGGCGCCGACCGCATCGTCATCGCCTCGGACCCCCTCCACGCCCTGCGCGCCCGACGCTACCTGCGCCGCCAGCGTCCGGACCTGGCCCGCCGCCTCGCCCGCGCCGACGATCAGCGCCTCGGCGAGATGGCCTGGCTCAAGCCCCTCGTCGTGGTGGTGGGGCTCGAGGCCCTGCGCCGCGATGCCCGGGACCGTCGCGCGCGGCGGCGCGCGCGTGCTTCGATGGGGCGATGA
- a CDS encoding DnaJ family domain-containing protein, which produces MSSPGDPEDAVAEAIARGDFDDLPGAGAPLDLPAVHDPDWWIKQRLEHDDIDCDALLPVVMLLRREHEGLGGTLAALDTEEQVRDALEDFNARVLADRAAHPLARMLAPTVDVEARVAAWRAEHAARPVPPDPAPAPPPARRRWWERLRRRP; this is translated from the coding sequence GTGAGCAGCCCCGGGGACCCCGAGGACGCCGTCGCCGAGGCCATCGCGCGAGGCGACTTCGACGACCTCCCCGGCGCCGGCGCCCCGCTCGACCTGCCGGCCGTGCACGACCCCGACTGGTGGATCAAGCAGCGCCTCGAGCACGACGACATCGACTGCGACGCCCTCCTGCCCGTCGTGATGCTGCTGCGCCGCGAGCACGAGGGTCTCGGCGGGACCCTCGCGGCCCTCGACACCGAGGAGCAGGTGCGCGACGCCCTCGAGGACTTCAACGCCCGCGTGCTCGCCGACCGCGCCGCGCACCCCCTGGCCCGCATGCTCGCCCCGACCGTCGACGTCGAGGCGCGCGTCGCGGCCTGGCGCGCCGAGCACGCCGCCCGCCCCGTGCCGCCCGACCCGGCGCCGGCTCCGCCGCCCGCGCGCCGCCGCTGGTGGGAGAGGCTGCGGCGCCGCCCGTAG